AATATCTGCGAAGGCTTTTCTCTCACAGATATCAAACACGTAATTGAAACAACTGAACCGGACTCTGTTATACTGGTGGGCAGTGCCTACCCGGATGATACAGAATCCCAGTTGTCATACCCATGCGTCCATCTTTCTACCCTTGCAGAGGGGGAGGAATATGCCAAGACCATATCACATGCAGGAGTTATCGTGCTCGCTGTGAAAACCTGGAGATAAAACATATGCAGTACATTCAGCCACGACCCAGTTCGATTGTTGCCGCCCTCTATACCGCCCGTGATCTGGGATGTGACCTTGCCATTCTACACGGACCATCAGGATGCTCGTTTAAACATGCACGCCTCCTCGAAGAAGACGGACTGCGGGTACTGACAACATCCCTTGGCGACAATGAGTTCATCTTCGGGGGACAGGACGCACTTGAACGTGTCCTGAGATATGCAGAAGAAACCTTTTCGCCCTCACGAATTGCGGTTGTCGGCACCTGTGTCTCGATGATCATCGGTGAGGATATGGAGGCGGCCATCCGCGATTCCGGAATCCATACACCAGCAATTGCTATGGATATTCATGCAGGATTTCGGGAAAATATTGATGGAGTCATGGCGGCACTCCGTCCTGCTGCAGATGCCGGATGGATTAGTGTTGAAGAACTGGACCGTCAGAAACGGCTCCTTATCGGTGCAAATGAAGTTGAACGGACACGGGGGGCTGCATGCAAACCATATATCGAACCTTCCCGCGGTGATCTCAAACATATTGCAGCAGGGCGCCTCCTCGAATGCATCGGTGCCGGAAAAAAAGGGCTTGTAATCCTGAATGCAAAAAAGGAGACCGCATATATGTTCGCAGACATTATGGTTGCCGTCCATGAATCGTCTCCTGAGGCGGACATCCGGTACTATGCAAATCTCTCTGATCTGGGCCTTGCAAAGGTACGACGGGATGCGGAAAATATCAGGAATGGTCTGAAGGCGCATGATATCGAACCGATTCTGACCGGTGCCCTTGATGAATATGGTGTCCTGGGAGATGCGCTGGGAGAAATCATACAGAAAGCCAAACCGGATTTCGCTGTTGTGGCAGGCGTACCTCATGCAATTCCCCCGCAATACACCGAAGGAGTTGAGATGTTTTCCATTACTAACGGTCCCCGGCAGGTTGAACCGTTACGTGACATCGGCCACCAGCACGTCGTTGTAGAAATTGACCTGCACCCGAAAACGCTTGGCGTTCATGAAATTGTTGCAAGTGAATTCGGGGAGACGATACGGAGTCTTTTATGAAGAGTCTTCTCATCACCGGAGACCGTTCAGGAAGTGGGAAAACAAGCATCACCCTTGCGATAGCAGCACTGCTTTCCGAAGAGAATATTGTCCAGCCGTTTAAAGTGGCCATGGACTATATTGATCCCTCATATCTCACCGGCGTTACCGGCAGGGCATGCAGAAACCTGGATAGTTTCGTCATGGACACTCCGCTGATTCATGATGTGTATGCGAATGGTGCAATCGGGGCGGACATCTCCATTGTTGAAGGCGTCCGGGGCCTCTATGAAGGATCTGATGCCCTGACAGACAGGGGGTCAACTGCAAGTATCGCAAAGACCCTTGATCTGCCGGTTATTCTGGTGGTGGATGCCCGAAGCATTACCCGCAGTGCAGCAGCACTGGTGAAAGGATTCCAAATGTTTGACCCGGCAGTCCGTATTAAAGGCGTCATTCTCAATCAGGTGAAAGGCGGGATACACCGGGAAAAAGCAACAAAAGCAATCGAACATGCATGCGGCATTCCGGTCATTGGTGCGATTCCCCGGAGTGAAGAGATGAAACTCACCATGCGGCATTTGGGCCTGGTGCCATTCCTTGAAGGGTCACAAAAATCAGTATTCACTGAAAAAATACAGGTAATCACCCGGATCATCGGGAATCATGTCGATTTTGACCAGCTTCTTGATATCGCAAAGGAATCACCCGCACCCCAAAAACAGCCCGCACTGTTTCGTCCGGCAGCCGAAACAGACATAAAAATTGGCATTGCCCTTGATGAATCATTCAATTTTTACTACAACGATCTCTTTGATATTCTCCGTGCACTGGGTGCAGAACCAGTGTTTTTCAGTCCGATACATGACCGACTGCCGGATGCGGACGGGTATATCATCGGCGGGGGATATCCTGAACTCTTTGCGGACAAACTGGAAGACAACACCCGGATGCGGGACGCCATCCGGGAAGTATCTGCAAATGGCGCCCCCATCTATGCGGAATGCGGCGGACTCATCTATCTCACAGAAGATCTGATTCTTGGTTCCGGGTATGACGGACGAACAACAGACGAACATTATGCAATGGCGGGTGTGTTCGAAGGTGAAACACGAATGCCGGTGAAACGGGTCATTGGGTATGTGGAAGGAATTGCATCGGATAAAAGCCCTCTTGGGGGAGGTTTTTTTGCCGGGCATGAATTCCATCATACTGATGTGCGCCTCGCAGATGACACCGAATATGCATATCGGCTTACCCGTGGGAAAGGCATCCGGGATAACCGGGACGGAGCGATTTGCAACAATACCATTGCAGGATATACTCATCTGCATCCATCTTCCGTTCCCGATATGTTCAGGCATTTCACCGAGACGTGCAGGAACCATTTTGAATAACTCTTTTTATTCCGGAATCTTCAGACACAAACCATTTGATTATCCACTGAGTATACTATTGTATGCTGATTTACCTGAACGGAGAGTTTGTCCAGGAAGAGGACGCAAAAGTATCTGTCTTTGACCATGGTCTGCTCTACGGAGACGGCGTTTTTGAAGGCATTCGTGCCTATAACGGGAGGGTGTTTCGCCTCCGGGAACATATCGAAAGGATGTGGGATTCTGCAAAAACCATCGACCTGAAGATACCAATCACAAAAGAGGAGATGGAGGAAGCCATTCTTGAGACACTTCGGAAAAATGACCTCAAAGACGCCTATATACGCCCGATTATAACGCGAGGTGTCGGTGATCTTGGACTTGATCCAAATAAATGCGCGACGCCCACCATTATTGTGATTGCAACCGGATGGGGCGCCATGTACGGTGACCTCTATGATAAGGGTCTCACTGCTATTACCTGCTCCATCAGAAGGAATCCGGCACAATCGCTCCCCCCGAATGTAAAGAGTCTCAATTACCTGAACAATATAATGGCAAAGATTGAAGCCAATTATAAGGGTGGCGACGAGGCAATCTTCTTTGATACAAACGGGTATGTTGCAGAAGGGTCCGGAGACAACATCTATGTAGTGAAAAACGGTGTCATCATCACGCCGCATACCCTGAATAACCTCAGGGGGATAACCCGAATGGTGCTCCTTGAAGTTGCGGATGAAATGGGCATTCCGGTGCTGGAACAGAACCTGGGGTATTTTGATCTCTATACCGCTGACGAAGTCATTGTCACCGGATCTGCAGCAGAAGTTGCACCTGTAACAAAAATTGATGGCCGTGAAATAGGCACAGGAAAACCAGGGCCGGTTGTCAAACAGCTGATGGCCGGATTCACACTCAAGACAGAGACAGAGGGCACTCCTGTTTACTAATTTTTTCCATATTTTCATCCGGATTTTTGTGGTAAAGTTCAATGCGAAAAATATAAATCAGAATGACCCGTATATATTCAGGCACAAGCGTGCCTACTGCTGATATAGTGTAGGGGCCAATCATGCTGGCCTTTCACGCCAGCGACTGGGGTTCGAATCCCCATATCAGCATACTTTTGTACCGTTAATTCTCAGTTATTCTAACTATCCTCCGGAAAGGCATAAGATGCTATCCCGGCATCAAAATATGTTTAAGGGGGAATCTCCGGTAATTATTTTCAGTAATAATTCCGAATCAGCAGAAATGGAAATGGGGTGTGAATTTGTTTTCATTGGGTCTTAGAAATTCTAAACCCGATTATATGGTTTCTCAATTTTTGATGAATGTCTATAAGAGGAAATAAAATCACTGTGAAAGTGTAAAACAGGATAATCGTCCTTATCTGGAGCGGGTTTCCTGGTGTGTATACTCCTCGGAAATTCCTATTGGCCCATATTCCACATTTGCTGCCTCACTTACATTCAAAGGTAGTCGGTAGTATTTCTTTTGAGAGTTTTTCAATAATAAGAAAATCATTCCTTCAAATTTTCCGTATTTATTGAACAGATTATCCAAAATGGATCACTGGAAAGAAAACTGGCATCACCTCACAGACATAAGTCCCGAAATCGCCTGATTATCAGTGATAATGCCAATGGTTTTGGATATTTTCGGACTATAAAGCACATTATCATTGGCAATTGGTAAATTTAGCTGGTATATCTTCACTTATCCCATTATTCTATCCTCATACACACCTTTTACCTCTGGAACAAGGAGAGCGTGTTCAATACCAATACGCAGAACTTCTGTATTGGCTATCTCATGAAAATCTCTGGAATGATCGAAGTGAACAATCCAAAATTATGGAGAAGGCTAAAAGAATCAGGAGGATGATTAATGGCTGAAGGGCAACCGGTAAGATAGACGATAAAATGATTGTACCTAAAAATTCAGGCATCCTGAAATTTCCTGTCAAACCGAAAGAAAAGAATAATCATTGTGTGGGCGTGGATCGATCCCGTTGATTTTATAGAAACCTTTATGGCGGAATGGTTTTTTGCCTAATCGTGGCAAAATCTAATGGTCCCCGCCATGATGGGTGAGTGCCAGTCGGTGTCTTGAGCACAGACACTTTGAAATATTAGCATGGGCTGGTCACTGGCGGTTATTCGGGCAGATTCTGTTATATGTACTGGTAATAGTTGTGATGACAATGAAATCTGTCAGGTGCTCAAACGAATGTGTGTTGGGAATAAAAACGAATATTATAAATAATATAATACATTTCCACAATTTGAATTAATGAAATAACTAAATTTTATTTAGTTCCATTTGTCCGCCAATTTCTGTATTTGTGCCCAATTTGCCAGTATTATTATTTAATAAAATAAATATGGGGATTTGGTTGTTTTTGGAATTTGGAATACATATTTATACTATAATGCCACCACTACGCACAATGTTACCAATCTCAGCATTTGCATCAGAACAGTAGTAAATTTCACTCAGGATTAATGAAAAGGGAGGAATATATGCAACAAATACAGAATCAGGTAGTAAGTAAATCGAATCCGACAAAGACTTCAATCAATATGGATCCTATGCAGAATCAGATCGTAAATAAATCGACCCTGATAAAGCCCCCCGTCAATTTGGATCCTATACAGAATCAGGTAGGTAGAAAATCAACTCCGACAAAGACCCCCGTCAATTTGGATTCGATACAATACAATAAACTGTCTGCAATTATCCCGGCTTACAATGAAGCTTTGTCGATTGGAAGTCTCGTCCTGAAGACGAAGAAGTATGTTGATCATGTCATTGTCATCGATGACGGTTCAAATGACAAAACAGCAGATATTGCCAGGCTTGCTGGTGCAACGGTAATTCAGCTTGAAAAAAATCAGGGTAAAGCACAAGCTCTGATGTATGGGTTTGAACTGCTAAAACAGGAGGGTTACACAACAGCAGTGATGTTTGACGGAGATGGACAGCATAATCCTGACGACATTCCTGCCATCGTTGAACCCGTCCTCAGAGGCGAGGCTGATCTTGTTATCGGTTCGCGATACCTTGGAAAGGAATCTGCTATTCCTGCTTATCGAATGATCGGGCAGAAAACACTGGGTGCATTCACAAATTTTGGAGCAAAGACAAAAACAACCGATTCGACATCAGGGTTCAGGGCATTGAGCACTAAGGCCATAAATAACCTTGATTTCAGCTCCGAGGGCTACAGTATTGAATTTGATATGATCAATCACTTCGCCTCACGAAATTTGCAGATCACCGAAGTCCCCATAGAGGTAGCATACGGTGATCCGAATTTTCATAAGAAAAATGCATTTACGCAAGGTCTTGGACCTCTGTACGATCTGATAGGGACCGTTGGATATAAGCGTCCAATGTTGGTATTTGTATTTACCGGCGCGTTAATTGCTCTATTTGGACTTTTAGCCGGATATTTCGCGTTTCCTATGGAATTCCCGTTCATTCTTACGATGGTGAGTGCTGTAGCGGTACTTCTTGGATTCCTCCTCATATCGTCAGGACTGTTACTCAATTCGCTGGTCCAGATTATGAAAATCTACAGGAAATGAATGAAACAGGCAATGAAAATGGGGTTTATTATTCACAATGATCTCGTTCCCTGTGATCCGGAGATGTCATTATTTGAGAAACACGGAGTGTTTTCCTTTTACCATAGCCAAATCTCTGAAAATGATATCATTATACGGACATACGGATTTGGAAAACCGGTGAAAATGGCAGATGTTAACAACAGTATTTCAGAGGATTTGCTTGAAAGGGGGGCTGGAAAATTCATGTCGCCTTTGGATCCTAAGAGTCTGGCCAGGATGATTTTCACGCTGTTAAAGAGCAATGCTCAAAGAAGGGATACGAGAACAAATATCCTGATTAAATTAAAACCGGATTTATTACAGGAATCCTTGTTGAACACGCGATTGTTCCGGAATTCCGGGAATTCCTCTCAAAGAGAAATGGGATAAATTTGTTTTTGTCAGAGAGACTCATTTAACCAGATTTCCTATGGGTAGGTAAATTTATGGAGAACAAAATGAAATTATCAGATCCTTTTCAAATGAATGATTGGCCAATTATTCCTTTACTAAAACTAGTTATTGCCCTCCATCTCGTTTTAGTGGGTCTGATAACCCTTGAATATTTAGGATTCTCAATCCCGGTCTTACGACAACTCATCAGTTTTTTATATATCATATATATCCCTGGGATGCTGGTTCTTAGAATTCTTGGGATGCATAACCTTAAGTCATCAGAAACGCTGCTCTATTCAATTGGATCAAGCATTGCAGTGTTAATGTTTACCGGATGTGTCATGAACATTGTTTATCCGTTTTTTGGAATTCAAAGGCCATTTTCGACAATTCCGATGATACTCACAATAAGCGGGATTATTCTAATCCTTTGCATTCTTTGTTATATTCGTGATAAAGAATTTGCAATTCCACATTTCATCAACATTGATAGAAAGGACTATCCGGTAATTTTTGGTTTGCTTCTCATCCCCTGTCTATCTGTGCTGGGGACACACCTGATGAATGTTCATCATAATAACATTCTCCTGATGTTCATGATCGTTGTAATTGCACTGGTTGCCATATTGATCGGTTTTGATAAGGTTATTCCGACAAAATTCTATCCTTTGGCTATTTTTGTGCTGACACTTTCTCTTTTGTTTCATAAATCACTCATATCGATGAATCTATGGGGGTGGGACATCTTTCATGAATATTACCTTGCTAATCTGGTGATCGAGAATTCATTCTGGGATTCAACAATTCGTGCAAATACCAAT
Above is a window of Methanogenium organophilum DNA encoding:
- the cfbD gene encoding Ni-sirohydrochlorin a,c-diamide reductive cyclase catalytic subunit, producing the protein MQYIQPRPSSIVAALYTARDLGCDLAILHGPSGCSFKHARLLEEDGLRVLTTSLGDNEFIFGGQDALERVLRYAEETFSPSRIAVVGTCVSMIIGEDMEAAIRDSGIHTPAIAMDIHAGFRENIDGVMAALRPAADAGWISVEELDRQKRLLIGANEVERTRGAACKPYIEPSRGDLKHIAAGRLLECIGAGKKGLVILNAKKETAYMFADIMVAVHESSPEADIRYYANLSDLGLAKVRRDAENIRNGLKAHDIEPILTGALDEYGVLGDALGEIIQKAKPDFAVVAGVPHAIPPQYTEGVEMFSITNGPRQVEPLRDIGHQHVVVEIDLHPKTLGVHEIVASEFGETIRSLL
- the cfbB gene encoding Ni-sirohydrochlorin a,c-diamide synthase, with the translated sequence MKSLLITGDRSGSGKTSITLAIAALLSEENIVQPFKVAMDYIDPSYLTGVTGRACRNLDSFVMDTPLIHDVYANGAIGADISIVEGVRGLYEGSDALTDRGSTASIAKTLDLPVILVVDARSITRSAAALVKGFQMFDPAVRIKGVILNQVKGGIHREKATKAIEHACGIPVIGAIPRSEEMKLTMRHLGLVPFLEGSQKSVFTEKIQVITRIIGNHVDFDQLLDIAKESPAPQKQPALFRPAAETDIKIGIALDESFNFYYNDLFDILRALGAEPVFFSPIHDRLPDADGYIIGGGYPELFADKLEDNTRMRDAIREVSANGAPIYAECGGLIYLTEDLILGSGYDGRTTDEHYAMAGVFEGETRMPVKRVIGYVEGIASDKSPLGGGFFAGHEFHHTDVRLADDTEYAYRLTRGKGIRDNRDGAICNNTIAGYTHLHPSSVPDMFRHFTETCRNHFE
- the ilvE gene encoding branched-chain-amino-acid transaminase, encoding MLIYLNGEFVQEEDAKVSVFDHGLLYGDGVFEGIRAYNGRVFRLREHIERMWDSAKTIDLKIPITKEEMEEAILETLRKNDLKDAYIRPIITRGVGDLGLDPNKCATPTIIVIATGWGAMYGDLYDKGLTAITCSIRRNPAQSLPPNVKSLNYLNNIMAKIEANYKGGDEAIFFDTNGYVAEGSGDNIYVVKNGVIITPHTLNNLRGITRMVLLEVADEMGIPVLEQNLGYFDLYTADEVIVTGSAAEVAPVTKIDGREIGTGKPGPVVKQLMAGFTLKTETEGTPVY
- a CDS encoding glycosyltransferase family 2 protein → MKREEYMQQIQNQVVSKSNPTKTSINMDPMQNQIVNKSTLIKPPVNLDPIQNQVGRKSTPTKTPVNLDSIQYNKLSAIIPAYNEALSIGSLVLKTKKYVDHVIVIDDGSNDKTADIARLAGATVIQLEKNQGKAQALMYGFELLKQEGYTTAVMFDGDGQHNPDDIPAIVEPVLRGEADLVIGSRYLGKESAIPAYRMIGQKTLGAFTNFGAKTKTTDSTSGFRALSTKAINNLDFSSEGYSIEFDMINHFASRNLQITEVPIEVAYGDPNFHKKNAFTQGLGPLYDLIGTVGYKRPMLVFVFTGALIALFGLLAGYFAFPMEFPFILTMVSAVAVLLGFLLISSGLLLNSLVQIMKIYRK